A single genomic interval of Rhodopseudomonas palustris harbors:
- a CDS encoding PAS domain-containing protein, protein MTSSVKPTGVEVFFDADDIIVSKTDLKGRITYANRVFTDICGYSEAELLGQPHSIVRHPDMPRCVFKLLWDTLAEGREIFAYVKNMTKYGDYYWVFAHVTPSFDSNGTVIGYHSNRRVPERRVVAALEPVYAELLAQESRHRNGKDALAAGYQHMIDFVKSKNISYDQLVFSL, encoded by the coding sequence GTGACCTCTTCCGTCAAGCCCACGGGCGTTGAAGTGTTCTTCGACGCCGACGACATCATCGTGTCCAAAACCGACCTGAAAGGCCGGATTACCTACGCCAACCGTGTGTTCACCGACATTTGCGGTTACAGCGAAGCCGAACTGCTGGGCCAACCGCATTCCATCGTGCGGCATCCCGACATGCCGCGCTGCGTGTTCAAGTTGCTGTGGGACACGCTGGCCGAAGGCCGCGAGATCTTCGCCTACGTCAAGAACATGACAAAGTACGGCGATTATTATTGGGTGTTCGCACACGTCACGCCTTCCTTCGACTCCAACGGCACGGTGATCGGCTATCATTCCAATCGCCGCGTGCCGGAGCGCCGCGTCGTCGCTGCGCTGGAGCCGGTCTATGCCGAGCTGCTGGCGCAGGAATCCCGGCACCGTAACGGCAAGGACGCGCTAGCGGCCGGCTATCAGCACATGATTGATTTCGTCAAGTCGAAGAACATTTCCTATGACCAACTTGTCTTCTCTCTTTAA
- a CDS encoding lipopolysaccharide biosynthesis protein: MDSPPAATSLAALRARLTSLFGGSNEASLTNRLAGTIFLIRVVSAGLAYGAQILLARWMGGSDYGIYVYVWTWVLLLGSMLDFGISASAQKIIPEYRARGELDRLRGFLSGSRWGTLAASSVVSLLLAALVWALSPLIGDATVIPLYLGCLTLPAFVVANTQDGIARSHDWMRLGLMPQFIIRQALIIGFTAGLFVLGFELGAIAAMAASCAAVWIAMLGQMIALNRRLAGHVPPGPRAYDVRGWLATSLPILLVESFYLLLSYTDVLVLQQFSTPEEVGIYYAVVKTLALVSFIHYAMSATTAHRFTEYNAAGDKVRLAAYVRHAIVWTFWPSLVATLALLALGEPLLWLFGPQFTSGYGIMFVAAIGLMVRAAIGPVERLLNMLGHQHVCALAYALAFAVNLALCLILVPRFGGYGAAAATSAALTFETVMLFWIVRKRLGLHVLAFGSKG, from the coding sequence ATGGATTCTCCACCCGCGGCAACGTCCCTCGCGGCGCTGAGGGCGCGCCTGACGTCGCTGTTCGGCGGTTCCAACGAAGCCTCGCTCACCAACCGGCTCGCCGGCACCATTTTCCTGATCCGTGTCGTCAGTGCAGGTCTCGCCTATGGGGCGCAGATCCTGCTGGCGCGCTGGATGGGTGGCTCGGACTACGGCATCTACGTCTATGTCTGGACCTGGGTGCTGCTGCTCGGCTCCATGCTGGATTTCGGCATCTCCGCCTCAGCCCAGAAGATCATTCCGGAATATCGCGCGCGCGGCGAACTCGACAGGCTGCGCGGTTTCCTGTCCGGCAGCCGCTGGGGCACGCTGGCGGCCTCGAGTGTGGTGTCGCTGCTGCTCGCCGCACTGGTCTGGGCACTGTCGCCGCTGATCGGCGACGCCACAGTCATACCGCTGTACCTCGGCTGCCTGACGCTCCCGGCGTTCGTGGTCGCCAACACCCAGGACGGCATCGCCCGCTCGCACGACTGGATGCGGCTCGGGCTGATGCCGCAATTCATCATCAGGCAGGCACTGATCATCGGCTTCACCGCCGGGCTGTTCGTGCTCGGCTTCGAGCTCGGTGCGATCGCCGCGATGGCGGCGAGTTGTGCGGCGGTGTGGATCGCGATGCTGGGACAGATGATCGCGCTCAACCGCAGGCTTGCCGGCCACGTCCCGCCCGGCCCGCGCGCCTATGACGTCCGCGGCTGGCTTGCGACCTCGCTGCCGATCCTCCTGGTCGAGAGCTTCTACCTGCTGCTGTCCTACACTGACGTGCTGGTGCTGCAGCAATTCAGCACACCCGAGGAAGTCGGCATCTACTACGCGGTAGTGAAGACGCTGGCGCTGGTGTCGTTCATTCACTACGCGATGTCGGCCACCACTGCGCATCGCTTCACCGAATACAACGCGGCCGGCGACAAGGTCCGGCTGGCCGCGTATGTGCGCCACGCGATCGTGTGGACATTCTGGCCGTCGCTGGTGGCGACCCTGGCGCTGCTGGCGCTTGGCGAGCCGCTGCTGTGGCTGTTCGGGCCGCAATTCACGTCGGGGTACGGCATCATGTTCGTCGCGGCGATCGGCCTGATGGTCCGCGCCGCGATCGGCCCGGTGGAACGGCTGCTCAACATGCTCGGCCACCAGCATGTCTGCGCGCTCGCTTACGCGCTGGCGTTCGCGGTCAATCTAGCGCTGTGCCTGATCCTGGTGCCCCGCTTCGGCGGCTACGGCGCCGCCGCCGCCACCTCCGCAGCACTCACCTTCGAAACCGTGATGCTGTTCTGGATCGTCCGCAAACGCCTCGGCCTGCACGTGCTGGCGTTCGGCAGCAAAGGCTAG
- a CDS encoding methyl-accepting chemotaxis protein, with amino-acid sequence MTNLSSLFKAGLCLAIAGVGSLAAVAGVAFGLPLLLQVGLGASLLGAVGGAAMLLRLDRMLTQIDEVCGRIADGDFEARLIGYRDGGRLLQMQNRFNDMIDRCDAFVRESSAAMAAIRDDKYYRHILPQGLRGSLLIASRTINEAMQAIETRVAAFNANTSEFETAIGTVIDAVGAASSNMGETATSLNRGVIATRDRTLAVSAASEQASTNMETVAAATAELTASANEILSSVNRSASIAQAAVAASDHARDTVGSLSTATERIGAIVQLIEEIASQTNLLALNATIEAARAGDAGRGFSVVAQEVKSLAEQTANATRDISRSIAEVQETTRAAVDAISGIGRSIGEVDDITHQVALAVEAQTAATGEVARNIEEAFAGIRDISGNIQSVGSNITETEQHAEVTLSASGTLAQQARSLGDAVRDFLRTLHRDGSESRKAA; translated from the coding sequence ATGACCAACTTGTCTTCTCTCTTTAAGGCCGGTCTCTGCCTCGCCATCGCCGGCGTCGGCTCGCTTGCTGCCGTGGCGGGTGTGGCGTTCGGTTTACCCCTGCTGTTGCAGGTCGGGCTCGGCGCATCACTGCTCGGCGCCGTCGGCGGTGCCGCGATGCTGCTGCGCCTCGACAGGATGCTGACGCAAATCGATGAGGTCTGTGGTCGGATCGCCGACGGCGATTTCGAGGCCCGCCTGATCGGCTATCGTGACGGCGGTCGCCTGCTCCAGATGCAGAACCGGTTCAACGACATGATCGACCGTTGCGATGCGTTCGTGCGCGAGTCGAGCGCCGCGATGGCGGCGATCCGCGACGACAAATATTATCGCCACATCCTGCCGCAGGGGCTGCGCGGCTCGCTGCTGATCGCCAGCCGCACCATCAACGAAGCGATGCAGGCGATCGAAACGCGGGTGGCGGCATTCAACGCCAACACCTCCGAGTTCGAGACCGCGATCGGCACCGTGATCGATGCCGTCGGTGCTGCCTCCAGCAACATGGGCGAAACCGCCACCAGCCTCAACCGCGGCGTAATCGCGACCCGCGACCGCACCCTGGCGGTGTCGGCCGCCAGCGAACAGGCCTCGACCAACATGGAGACGGTGGCGGCAGCAACGGCCGAACTGACTGCCTCGGCCAACGAGATCCTCAGCAGCGTCAACCGCTCGGCGTCGATCGCCCAGGCCGCAGTGGCGGCCTCCGATCATGCCCGCGACACCGTCGGCAGCCTGTCCACTGCCACCGAACGGATCGGCGCGATCGTGCAGTTGATCGAAGAGATCGCGTCTCAGACCAATCTCTTGGCTCTCAACGCCACGATCGAGGCGGCGCGCGCCGGTGACGCCGGCCGCGGCTTTTCGGTGGTGGCGCAGGAGGTGAAGTCGCTCGCGGAGCAGACCGCCAACGCCACGCGTGACATCTCGCGCAGCATCGCCGAAGTGCAGGAGACCACCCGCGCCGCCGTCGATGCGATCTCCGGCATCGGCCGTTCGATCGGCGAGGTCGATGACATCACCCATCAGGTCGCGCTCGCGGTCGAGGCGCAGACCGCTGCGACCGGCGAGGTCGCGCGCAACATCGAAGAGGCCTTCGCCGGCATCCGCGACATCTCGGGTAACATCCAAAGTGTCGGTAGCAATATCACCGAGACCGAGCAGCATGCCGAAGTGACGCTGTCGGCGTCCGGCACGCTCGCGCAGCAGGCCCGCTCGCTTGGCGACGCGGTGCGTGATTTCCTGCGCACGCTTCATCGCGATGGTTCGGAGTCGCGCAAGGCGGCCTGA
- a CDS encoding DUF3734 domain-containing protein: protein MDPTQHRKAARPCDARRVLVLQGGGALGAYQAGAYQALCHHDFEPQWLAGISIGAINAAIIAGNPREQRVEKLKQFWEMASSPVPWQPLLRDDHVHSLFNETSAAMIATFGVPGFFTPRFPPTHLLPSGKPSNLSYYDTAPLRSTLERLVDFDRLNHNGIRLSVGAVNIATGNFVYFDTTKQIIGPEHIMASAALPPGFPAIEIDGEHYWDGGVASNTPLDYVLDCEQRDDLLIFQVDLFSSRGRLPETLLEAAEREKDIRYSSRTRLNTDKNKMIHNTRKALRDLIDRLPAELRDDPAYAILHQAAQENTVTVVHLIYRKRDYEASSKDYDFSRLNMVEHWKAGEQDVYVSMRDQSWQRAPQDGETMVTWDLTRDAFE, encoded by the coding sequence ATGGACCCGACACAGCACAGGAAGGCCGCGAGGCCCTGCGATGCGCGCCGCGTGCTGGTGCTGCAAGGCGGCGGCGCGCTCGGCGCGTATCAGGCCGGCGCCTATCAGGCGCTGTGCCATCACGATTTCGAGCCGCAATGGCTGGCGGGCATTTCGATCGGCGCCATCAATGCCGCGATCATCGCCGGCAATCCGCGCGAGCAGCGAGTCGAGAAGCTGAAGCAGTTCTGGGAGATGGCGTCGTCACCGGTGCCGTGGCAGCCGTTGCTGCGCGACGACCACGTGCACTCGCTGTTCAACGAGACCTCGGCGGCGATGATTGCCACCTTCGGGGTGCCTGGCTTCTTCACGCCGCGGTTTCCGCCGACGCATCTGCTGCCGTCGGGCAAGCCCTCCAATCTGAGCTACTACGACACGGCGCCGCTGCGTTCGACGCTGGAGCGGCTGGTCGATTTCGACCGCCTCAACCACAACGGCATCCGCCTGAGTGTCGGTGCGGTCAACATCGCGACCGGCAACTTCGTGTATTTCGACACCACCAAGCAGATCATCGGCCCCGAGCACATTATGGCTTCGGCTGCGCTGCCGCCGGGCTTTCCGGCGATCGAAATCGACGGTGAGCATTATTGGGACGGCGGCGTCGCCTCCAACACGCCGCTCGACTACGTGCTCGACTGCGAGCAGCGTGACGATCTGCTCATCTTCCAGGTCGATCTGTTCAGCTCCCGTGGCCGGCTGCCGGAGACGCTGCTGGAAGCCGCCGAGCGCGAGAAGGACATCCGCTATTCCAGCCGCACCCGGCTGAATACAGACAAGAACAAGATGATCCACAACACCCGTAAGGCGTTGCGTGATCTGATCGATCGGCTCCCCGCGGAATTGCGCGACGATCCGGCCTACGCCATCCTGCATCAGGCGGCGCAGGAGAACACCGTCACCGTCGTGCATCTGATCTATCGCAAGCGGGACTATGAGGCGTCGTCGAAGGACTACGACTTCTCGCGACTGAACATGGTGGAGCACTGGAAGGCCGGCGAGCAGGACGTCTATGTCTCGATGCGCGACCAGAGCTGGCAACGGGCGCCGCAGGACGGCGAGACCATGGTGACCTGGGACCTCACCCGGGATGCATTCGAATAA
- a CDS encoding YbaK/EbsC family protein yields the protein MSLESVRAWFAQHAPDIAVEESTMSSATVPLAAEAYGVPPAQIAKTLSLRVGERVVLIVTSGTMRLDNKKAKALLGGKPKMLGVHEVADLTGHEVGGVCPFGLKAPLPIYCDVSLQAFDVVVPAAGSTHSAVRIAPQRMAELVGAEWVDVCEDRSAPAQP from the coding sequence ATGAGCCTCGAATCCGTTCGCGCCTGGTTCGCCCAACACGCCCCCGACATCGCCGTCGAGGAATCGACGATGAGTTCGGCAACCGTGCCGCTCGCTGCCGAAGCCTATGGCGTGCCGCCGGCGCAGATCGCCAAGACGCTCTCGTTGCGTGTCGGCGAGCGCGTGGTGCTGATCGTCACCAGCGGTACGATGCGGCTCGACAACAAGAAGGCGAAGGCATTGCTCGGCGGCAAGCCGAAGATGCTCGGCGTTCACGAGGTCGCCGATCTCACCGGCCACGAGGTCGGCGGCGTCTGCCCGTTCGGACTCAAGGCGCCGCTGCCGATCTATTGCGACGTGTCGCTGCAGGCCTTCGACGTCGTCGTGCCGGCGGCGGGCTCGACTCACAGCGCGGTGCGGATCGCGCCGCAACGAATGGCCGAGCTGGTCGGCGCCGAATGGGTCGATGTCTGCGAGGACCGCAGCGCGCCTGCGCAACCGTGA
- a CDS encoding 3-hydroxybutyrate dehydrogenase: protein MTNLTGKTAVVTGSTSGIGLSYARAFAKAGANVVINGMGDADAIEKERKAIESEFAVKAVYSPADMLKPAEIAEMIKLGETTFGSVDILVNNAGIQFVSPIEDFPIEKWDAIIGINLSSAFHGIRAAVPGMKKRGWGRIINTASAHSLVASPFKSAYVAAKHGIAGLTKTVALELATHKITCNCISPGYVWTPLVEKQIPDTMKARGLSKEQVINDVLLAAQPTKQFVTPEQVAALAVYLCGDDASQITGANLSMDGGWTAA, encoded by the coding sequence ATGACGAATCTGACAGGCAAGACCGCGGTCGTGACCGGCTCGACCTCGGGCATCGGGCTCAGCTATGCCCGCGCCTTCGCCAAGGCCGGCGCCAACGTCGTGATCAACGGCATGGGCGACGCGGACGCGATCGAGAAGGAACGCAAGGCGATCGAGAGCGAATTTGCCGTCAAGGCGGTGTACTCGCCGGCCGACATGCTGAAGCCGGCCGAGATCGCCGAGATGATCAAGCTCGGCGAGACCACCTTCGGTTCGGTCGACATCCTGGTCAATAATGCCGGCATCCAGTTCGTGTCGCCGATCGAGGATTTTCCGATCGAGAAGTGGGATGCGATCATCGGCATCAACCTGTCGTCGGCGTTTCACGGCATCCGCGCCGCGGTGCCGGGGATGAAGAAGCGCGGCTGGGGCCGTATCATCAACACCGCCTCGGCGCATTCGCTGGTCGCATCGCCGTTCAAGTCGGCCTATGTGGCTGCCAAGCACGGTATCGCGGGCCTGACCAAGACGGTGGCGCTGGAGCTCGCCACCCACAAGATCACCTGCAACTGCATCTCGCCCGGCTACGTCTGGACGCCGCTCGTCGAGAAGCAGATCCCCGACACCATGAAGGCGCGCGGCCTCAGCAAGGAGCAGGTGATCAACGACGTCCTGCTCGCCGCCCAGCCGACCAAGCAGTTCGTCACCCCTGAGCAGGTCGCCGCGCTCGCGGTCTATCTCTGCGGCGACGACGCCAGCCAGATCACCGGCGCCAACCTGTCGATGGACGGCGGCTGGACCGCGGCGTAA
- a CDS encoding CAP domain-containing protein, with translation MFRGVMAVLGLLVLAGCAGGDVAPSVDTPSMYQSMAREGAKVDVAAAAVMISQYRQNNGLGPVTVNPALTKLAEDQSSTMARRNKLDHDVKAPLAQRLNASGYPAAVAVENVSAGYHTLAEAFSGWRDSPPHRANMLKNGVDRIGIAASYAPGTKYKVFWTMILASTDTPR, from the coding sequence ATGTTTCGCGGGGTGATGGCCGTTCTCGGCCTGTTGGTGCTGGCGGGTTGTGCCGGCGGCGATGTCGCACCGTCGGTCGATACGCCGTCGATGTATCAGAGCATGGCGCGCGAGGGTGCCAAGGTCGATGTCGCCGCAGCGGCCGTCATGATCTCACAATATCGCCAGAACAACGGGCTCGGTCCGGTGACGGTCAATCCGGCGCTGACCAAGCTGGCCGAGGACCAGTCCTCGACCATGGCAAGGCGCAACAAGCTCGACCATGACGTCAAGGCGCCGCTGGCGCAGCGGCTGAACGCCTCCGGTTATCCGGCGGCGGTCGCGGTCGAGAACGTCTCGGCCGGCTATCACACGCTGGCGGAAGCGTTTTCGGGCTGGCGGGATTCGCCGCCGCACCGCGCCAACATGCTGAAGAATGGCGTCGACCGGATCGGCATCGCCGCCAGCTATGCGCCGGGCACCAAATATAAGGTGTTCTGGACCATGATCCTCGCCTCCACCGACACGCCGCGATAA
- a CDS encoding haloacid dehalogenase type II translates to MPIAAVVFDAYGTLYDIQSVATVTEREFPGYGEVITQIWRIKQLEYTWLRSQMGTYEDFAVVTRDSLAYTLDCLGIEAGGGAFERIFAKYLDLTLYPEALAALETLASCKRAILSNGSPDMLGALTRNTGLDRVLDDVISVDAAKVFKPHPRAYALAEARLGVAPREMLFVSSNPWDVAGAKAFGFNVAWIERVSREAMARELRRPGPLPPQTLFKALRTQMDVLGFEPDHRIGSLTALVEIVAGR, encoded by the coding sequence ATGCCCATTGCCGCCGTCGTATTCGATGCCTATGGCACGCTGTACGACATCCAATCGGTTGCGACTGTCACCGAGCGGGAGTTTCCGGGCTACGGCGAGGTGATCACGCAGATCTGGCGGATCAAGCAGCTCGAATACACCTGGCTTCGTTCGCAGATGGGGACCTACGAAGACTTCGCCGTCGTCACCCGTGATTCGCTCGCCTACACGCTCGACTGTCTCGGCATCGAGGCTGGCGGCGGCGCGTTCGAGCGGATCTTCGCCAAATATCTCGATCTCACGCTCTATCCCGAAGCGCTGGCGGCGCTGGAGACACTCGCGTCCTGCAAGCGAGCGATCCTGTCCAACGGCAGCCCAGATATGCTCGGCGCCCTCACCCGCAACACCGGCCTCGACCGCGTGCTCGACGACGTGATCAGCGTCGACGCCGCCAAGGTGTTCAAGCCGCATCCGCGCGCCTATGCGCTGGCCGAGGCACGGCTCGGCGTGGCGCCGCGCGAGATGTTGTTCGTGTCTTCGAATCCCTGGGACGTGGCGGGCGCAAAAGCGTTCGGCTTCAACGTCGCCTGGATCGAGCGCGTCAGCCGCGAGGCGATGGCGCGCGAGCTGCGGCGGCCCGGGCCGCTGCCACCGCAGACGCTATTCAAGGCGCTGCGCACCCAGATGGACGTGCTCGGCTTCGAGCCCGACCACCGCATCGGCTCGCTGACGGCGCTGGTGGAGATCGTCGCCGGCCGCTGA
- a CDS encoding amidohydrolase family protein: MLNPDELVAIDIHTHAEEPCGCHADDGYDDFQARMAEYFGSPNKHPPTVPETAAYYRAKKIAAVIFPVDAERETGFRRYNNDEMIEITRQNSDVLIPFASIDPHKGKIGVREARRLIADYGIKGFKFHPTMQGFYANDRLAYPLYEAIQEGGAIALFHTGQTGVGSGMPGGMGMRLKYSNPMYMDDVAADFPNMKIVLAHPSFPWQEEALSVATHKPNVYIDLSGWSPKYFPPILVRYINSILQDKMLFGSDWPVITPDRWLSDFAKLEIREEVRAKVLKQNARKLLGI, encoded by the coding sequence ATGCTGAATCCCGACGAGCTTGTCGCTATCGACATCCATACCCATGCCGAGGAACCGTGCGGCTGCCACGCCGACGACGGCTATGACGATTTCCAGGCGCGGATGGCGGAGTATTTCGGTTCTCCCAATAAGCATCCACCGACCGTGCCGGAGACTGCCGCCTACTATCGCGCCAAGAAGATCGCCGCGGTGATCTTCCCGGTCGATGCCGAGCGCGAGACCGGCTTCCGCCGCTACAACAACGACGAGATGATCGAGATTACGCGGCAGAACTCCGACGTGCTGATCCCGTTCGCCTCGATCGACCCGCACAAGGGCAAGATCGGCGTCCGTGAAGCGCGGCGGCTGATCGCCGACTACGGTATCAAGGGATTCAAATTCCACCCGACCATGCAGGGCTTCTACGCCAACGACCGGCTGGCCTATCCGCTGTACGAGGCGATCCAGGAAGGCGGCGCCATCGCGCTGTTCCACACCGGCCAGACCGGCGTCGGCTCCGGCATGCCGGGCGGCATGGGCATGCGGCTGAAGTACTCCAACCCGATGTACATGGACGACGTCGCAGCCGACTTCCCCAACATGAAGATCGTGCTGGCGCACCCCTCCTTCCCCTGGCAAGAGGAGGCGCTGTCGGTCGCGACCCACAAGCCCAACGTCTACATCGACCTGTCGGGCTGGTCGCCGAAGTACTTCCCGCCGATCCTGGTGCGCTACATCAACTCGATTCTGCAGGACAAGATGCTGTTCGGCTCGGACTGGCCGGTGATCACGCCGGACCGCTGGCTGTCGGACTTCGCCAAACTCGAGATCCGCGAGGAAGTGCGGGCCAAGGTGCTGAAGCAGAACGCCCGCAAGCTGCTGGGGATCTGA
- a CDS encoding DUF934 domain-containing protein, giving the protein MPLVKNGQITADEFVAVADDVELPAEGAVLISAARLLADPERLVARNSPLGVIWPNNRDVAELKPWLDRLALIALVFPTYKDGRAHSQARRLREVYGYRGELRATGQVLRDQFTFLVRNGFDALDVKKETDAHAFGEATHRYTEFYQPTGDGHRSALQLRRQRHLTSAT; this is encoded by the coding sequence ATGCCACTCGTTAAGAACGGACAGATCACGGCCGACGAATTCGTCGCGGTAGCTGACGACGTGGAATTGCCGGCCGAGGGGGCGGTCCTGATTTCGGCGGCGCGGCTTCTGGCCGATCCAGAGCGATTGGTCGCGCGCAACAGTCCGCTCGGCGTGATCTGGCCGAACAACCGCGACGTCGCCGAGCTGAAGCCGTGGCTCGACCGGCTGGCGCTGATCGCGCTGGTGTTTCCGACCTACAAGGACGGCCGGGCCCACAGTCAGGCGCGGCGGCTGCGCGAGGTGTACGGCTATCGCGGCGAGCTGCGCGCCACCGGGCAGGTGCTGCGCGATCAGTTCACCTTCCTGGTCCGCAATGGCTTCGACGCGCTCGACGTCAAGAAGGAAACCGATGCGCACGCCTTCGGCGAAGCGACGCATCGCTACACCGAATTCTATCAGCCGACCGGCGACGGACACCGCAGCGCGCTGCAGCTGCGGCGGCAGAGGCATCTGACGTCGGCGACGTAG
- a CDS encoding glutamine synthetase beta-grasp domain-containing protein, with protein sequence MTKYKLEYIWLDGYKPTPNLRGKTTIKEFEIYPTLEQLPLWGFDGSSTMQAEGHSSDCVLKPVAMYPDAARKNGILVLCEVMMPDGVTPHPTNTRATILDDEGAWFGFEQEYFFYKNGRPLGFPEAGYPAPQGPYYTGVGYKHVGDIARQIVEEHLDLCLAAGINHEGINAEVAKGQWEFQVFGKGSRTAADQMWMARYLMLRLTEKYGIDIEFHCKPLGDTDWNGSGMHCNFSTAYMREVGGKDYFEAMMKAFEANLDDHIAVYGPDNHMRLTGKHETAPWNKFSYGIADRGASIRVPHSFVNNGYKGYLEDRRPNSQGDPYQIASQVLKTISSVPTSKSAAAA encoded by the coding sequence ATGACCAAGTACAAGCTCGAGTACATCTGGCTCGACGGCTACAAGCCGACGCCGAACCTCCGCGGCAAGACGACCATCAAGGAATTCGAGATCTATCCGACGCTCGAGCAGCTTCCGCTTTGGGGATTCGACGGCTCGTCGACGATGCAGGCCGAGGGCCACAGCTCCGACTGCGTGCTGAAGCCGGTTGCGATGTACCCCGACGCTGCGCGGAAGAACGGCATTCTGGTTCTGTGCGAAGTGATGATGCCGGACGGCGTCACCCCGCATCCGACCAACACCCGCGCCACCATTCTGGACGACGAAGGCGCCTGGTTCGGCTTTGAACAGGAATACTTCTTCTACAAGAATGGCCGCCCGCTTGGCTTCCCCGAGGCCGGCTATCCCGCGCCGCAGGGCCCGTATTACACCGGTGTCGGCTACAAGCACGTCGGTGACATCGCCCGTCAGATCGTCGAAGAGCACCTCGACCTCTGCCTCGCAGCCGGCATCAACCATGAAGGCATCAACGCCGAGGTGGCGAAGGGCCAGTGGGAATTCCAGGTGTTCGGCAAGGGGTCGAGGACCGCTGCCGACCAGATGTGGATGGCGCGCTATCTGATGCTGCGTCTCACCGAGAAGTACGGCATCGACATCGAATTCCACTGCAAGCCGCTCGGCGACACCGATTGGAACGGCTCGGGCATGCACTGCAACTTCTCCACCGCCTACATGCGCGAAGTCGGCGGCAAGGACTATTTCGAAGCGATGATGAAGGCGTTCGAGGCCAACCTCGACGACCACATCGCGGTGTATGGTCCTGACAACCACATGCGGCTCACCGGCAAGCACGAGACCGCGCCGTGGAACAAGTTTTCCTACGGCATCGCCGATCGCGGCGCGTCGATCCGGGTGCCGCACTCCTTCGTCAACAACGGCTACAAGGGCTATCTGGAAGATCGCCGCCCGAACTCTCAGGGCGACCCCTACCAGATCGCGTCCCAGGTTCTGAAGACGATTTCGTCGGTCCCCACCTCGAAGTCGGCAGCCGCCGCTTGA
- a CDS encoding glutaminase produces the protein MSNQLLDRVVAEIADEMAQRADRGEVASYIPELARVDPKAFGLAVIGADGHVAAAGDADVPFSIQSISKVFTLTLALGKAGDRLWRRVGREPSGSAFNSIVQLERERGIPRNPFINAGAIAVTDLILSGHQPREALGEILRFMQFLAGDSSIAIDEAVAKSEQRTGFRNAALANYMKSFGVLDNPVEYTLGVYFHHCAIAMSCRQLAMAGRFLAHNGQNPSTGLNVVSSERARRINALMLTCGHYDGSGEFAYRVGLPGKSGVGGGILAVAPGRASIAVWAPGLDAAGNSHLGRVALEGLTKRMGWSIFGV, from the coding sequence ATGAGCAATCAGCTTCTCGACCGTGTCGTTGCCGAAATCGCCGATGAGATGGCGCAGCGGGCGGACCGCGGCGAGGTGGCGAGCTATATTCCGGAGCTGGCGCGAGTCGATCCGAAGGCGTTCGGCCTCGCGGTGATCGGCGCCGACGGTCATGTCGCGGCCGCCGGCGATGCCGATGTGCCGTTCTCGATCCAGAGCATCTCGAAGGTCTTCACGCTCACGCTGGCGCTCGGCAAGGCCGGCGACCGGCTGTGGCGCCGCGTCGGGCGAGAGCCATCCGGGTCCGCCTTCAACTCGATCGTGCAGCTTGAGCGCGAGCGCGGCATCCCGCGCAATCCGTTCATCAATGCCGGTGCGATCGCCGTCACCGATCTGATCCTGTCCGGGCATCAGCCGCGCGAGGCGCTCGGTGAGATTTTGCGCTTCATGCAGTTCCTCGCCGGCGATTCCTCGATCGCCATCGATGAAGCAGTGGCGAAATCCGAACAGCGCACCGGATTTCGCAACGCTGCGCTCGCCAACTACATGAAGTCGTTCGGGGTACTGGACAATCCGGTCGAGTACACGCTCGGCGTTTATTTTCACCACTGCGCTATCGCCATGAGCTGTCGCCAACTGGCGATGGCCGGACGATTCCTGGCGCACAACGGCCAGAACCCGTCGACCGGCCTCAATGTGGTGTCGAGCGAACGAGCACGTCGCATCAACGCGCTGATGCTGACCTGCGGCCACTATGACGGCTCGGGCGAATTCGCCTATCGGGTCGGCCTGCCGGGCAAGAGCGGGGTCGGTGGCGGTATCCTCGCGGTCGCGCCGGGCAGAGCATCGATTGCGGTGTGGGCGCCGGGGCTCGATGCCGCGGGCAACTCCCATCTCGGCCGCGTTGCGCTGGAGGGGCTGACCAAGCGCATGGGCTGGTCGATCTTCGGCGTCTGA
- a CDS encoding DUF2735 domain-containing protein: protein MSSLNQTSAKIYQFPVGGRDGANRTALPSSEAASNPANILTCSSWYHEIAMLEEQSTKRP, encoded by the coding sequence GTGAGTAGCCTGAATCAGACCTCCGCCAAGATCTACCAGTTCCCGGTCGGCGGCCGGGATGGAGCCAACCGCACGGCGCTGCCAAGCAGCGAAGCGGCTTCGAATCCGGCAAACATCCTGACCTGCTCAAGCTGGTATCACGAGATCGCGATGCTCGAAGAGCAGTCGACCAAGCGGCCATGA